The genome window TGGTAACTTTAAAACCCATTTCTAAAAGTCCAGAACATAATTCGTCGATTTTAGAATAATCCGAAACCGCAGCACCTATAAGTGCTATTTTATTGAGTCCAGTAGCATCTCTACCATCTTCGGCAATCTTAAAAAGTTTTTTAAGAGATGTTTCACGACGAGGGCGGTATAAATATCCAGCCATACAAAAACGACAGCCTCTAGTACATCCTCTTGATACTCCTAATAAAAAAGATGATCCTAAAGCAGGTTTAAGATTTTTATCATCTGTTTCTGGTACAATCTGGTGAATAGGATGGCAGGCATGATCCATATCATTTACAATAACTCGTTTGGCAGGATAATCTGGTAAATAAACTCCATCTATGTCTAAAAAGGATTCAATTTCCTTTTTTGGATTATTGAGTTCCAGATATTTATCCAGTAACTGATCCATTACCTCTTCTGCTTCACCAATAATAAACAAATCTATAAAATCTGACATAGGTGCGGGATTTGATGTTGCACACGGTCCTCCGGCAATAATCAATGGATCATCACTAGTACGATTCTTTTTTTGAGGATTTATGCCTCCTTTTTCTAGCATCTCCACTACATTAAAGTAATCCTGCTCATATTGCAATGAAAAACTAACTATGTCGAAGTTTTTCAAGGGCGTTGAAGATTCTAAACTCCTGGAATGGGGATAAACTACTCTTTCACACCAGGTATCTTCTCTTGAGTTTATAAATTCATAGATTATATGAAATCCCAGAGAAGAAATGGCGGTCCGATAAAGATTTGGATAACATGAAGCAAATCTAAGGCCAACTTTCAGTGGGTTTTTCAATATGACATTGTGCTCTTGTAGCATAATCTATAATTATATTTAACCTATAATCAACATATCGAAATGTTAATCCATAATTCCTAGTTAATTAAACTAATAAAATATTTACCATAATTTAATTTAAATGATATTACTATTAAAATTTAAATTATAGTTTAATACGATTGTAATATTATAATGGATTTATTGTTTAATTAAATAACTTTAAAATTTTTGGAATATCTTAAAATATAATTATAGGTTTGAAAATGGACAAAAAATACAAAAAAGTTGCTGTGGGAGGCACTTTTGATAAATTTCACAAAGGACATCGGCGACTTCTAGAAGAAGCATTTAGAATAGGGGATGAAGTCATTATTGGTGTGACTTCAGACTATTTTGGAGGTAAAAAGGGAGATATAGATCCTTGCGACACAAGAATGTCTAATTTAAGAGATTTTTTATCTCAATATCCTCAGAAATTTAGTGTGGTCCGCTTAGATGATTCATATGGACCTACAATTCATGAGATCGAGTTTGATGCTATTGTAGTTAGTAAAGAAACAGAACCCGGGGCCCATGAAATAAATAAAATACGAAAAAAGAATAAAATTCCTAATTTAGATATTATTGTTATTGACATGGTTTCTGCCGATGATGGAGTACCTATTTCATCTACCCGAATTAGAAAAGGGGAAATAGATAGAATGGGCCATATTTTGAATAAAATTAGGAATGCTTTTCGATGAATACTATTATTATATTACATCAAACCCGTGATTACTATGATAAATAGAGAGACTTTAATTCCCATAATATTGATTTTAATGATCTTTTCCACAGGTTTCTTTATCAGATTAGGCTCAGCAGACTTACACCAGTATAATCAAACTGAAAAACAGCAGATGCTAGATCAAAATGGCCTGCCTTATATGTATGAGCTTGATTCATACTATAACTTGCGATTAACTCAGAATTTCCTTAAAAATGGCCATTTTGGAGATCAAATAAAAAATAATCAGAGTTGGGATTCTCTTTCTTATTCTCCTCCTGGGAGGCCCGCAGAATATCCTCCATTAATTATATGGTTAGCCGCGGCATTCTTTTTTCTGGTAAATTTATTCATTAAAATGCCATTATTAGATACTTCTTTTTGGCTTCCTGCATTTATTGGGCCTTTGGCAGGTATTGTGGGGTATTTATTCGTCAGAAAGTATGCTGGTGAATTTGCAGGTTTTGTGACTGGAATCTTAATAGTAACTGCTCCCGTTTATTTTATGAGGACCGTGGCTGGATTTTTTGACACTGATATGTTCAATATTTTGCTCCCGCTTTTAACAGTCTTTTTCTTTTCAGAAGCCATAGAAACTCCTAATAAACAAAAAATGTTATTATTTACTTTATTTTCGGCCATTTCAATACTTTTATTTTCTTTGGCATGGCTAGGATGGTCATATATATTTTATATAATGCTTTTCACGGGTTTAATTTATATTTTACTTTGTAAAATCCAAAAAAACCCAATTAAAAAGTTTTTAGGAGTTTTTTCTTTATTTATTTTGCTATCTATTATTGCAGTGGCTTTGACTTCTGGAATAAATGGAATTATCACCCTGATACAAGGCCCTTTAAATTTTTTACCATTTCTTCCAGGAACGGAATCAACAGGAGCTTGGCCTAATATATATGTATCTGTAGGTGAACTCCATAAACCAGTATGGGATGAATTTGTATCTGGTGTAGGGCCTGTTAATTTAGGTTTAGGAATATTTGGAATTTTTATTATAGCTAGTATCATGCTTCGCAGCAAAATGAGGCCTATTTACTTGCCTAATTTAAGCTGGTTTGTTTTCATTTTAATTTTTGTTTGGATTACTTTAGCTTCATTAGCTTATTCTACCAGTGCAAGATTTGCTATGCTGCTTATACCTTCATTAGCAATTTTTTCAGGAATTTTAATTGGAATTGCTATAGAATATTTAAAAAAGTCACCTTTACATCTTAAAAATAACAGAATCACAGTTATTGCTTCAATTCTACTAGTTGCAATAATTTGCATACCTCCAATAGTTAATATTGATCAAACATTCTCTGTGCTTTTTCCTGGGGCTAATGATGATATGGCAAATGCTGCTCATTGGTTTAAATCAAATACTTCTAATGAAACAGTTATCATCACTGATTGGAGTTATGGCCATTTTTTTACTGAATATGCAGATAGGCCGGTTCTTTTTGATGGAGGATCTCAGAATACTCCTCGTGCATATTGGGTTTCAAAAGCTTTTTCTACAGATAATGAAACGTTATCTGCAGGCATAATGCGTATGCTATCCTCTAGTGGAGATGATTCTTATTTAACTCTAGAAAACTACACTAAAAATACTTCTTTAGCTGTAAAAATCATGAATAATATTCTAGGAGTTTCTAAAGATCAGGCTAGGGAGATAGTGATTAATCAATACGGAATCAACTCTAATTTAACTGAAAAAATATTAAATGGAACGCATCCGACTAATTCCAGCCCATTTGTTGTATTTACTAATGATGGAATGGTTTATGGTGGTTATTGGACCTTTGTATTTGGTGACTGGGACTTTGATAAAGTTAAAGGGGCAAATTACACTTATTCTGGCGGATTTACAAATAGCACGGGTAATATCAAAAAATTTGATAATGGTGCTGTGTTAGATGTAAAAACTAATAAATCCTCTTGGAATGGAAAATTACCTCATAGCACAATTATTGTGGAAAAGAATAAGACTACTACTTTTTTCAATGATAAAAACAGTGATTTTTGCATGATATTTTTAATGGAAAAAAAGATGGTATTGATAATAGATGAGAAATACAGAAACTCCATCTTCACTAAGTTAGTTGTTCTAAAACAGCCTACTAAACTTTTCAAACCATTATATGAAAATAATTCGAGTGTAATTTGGGCAGGGAAATGAATAATAGTTATATATGGTTTTATAATCTACTATGAATATAAATTGAGCAATTAGGTCATTTTTATCAATTAAAAATAGGTGTTGTTAAAATCAGTTCTAAAGAAATATTTTTGATTTCTATTTTAATACTCATAATTTTTAGCACTGGGTTTATTCTTCGATTTGAAAATACTGAAATGTCATTTTTGACTAAATCAGAAAAGGCTATTTTTGTAGATGAAAAAAATGGAGTTCAGTATTTTCAGGAAAGTGATTCCTATTATAATTACAGATTAACATCAAATTTTCTTAATCATGGATATTTAGCTGATAAAAAGATTAATGGTGTTGATTGGGATTCTTATTCTTATTATCCTCCCGGTGTACCTATGGATTATCCGCCACTTATTGTCTGGTTGGCGTTATTTTCTTATTATTTGGTGAATATTTTCAGCAATGTTTCATTAATAAAAGTCTGTTTCTGGTTACCCGCATTTATAGCCCCATTAGGTGGAGTGGCTGGTTTTTTATTTGTACGCAGATTCGCTGGTAATTTAGGCGGGTTTTTTACTGGGATGTTGCTAGTTACATCATCTCTCTACTGTTTTAAAACAGTGCCCGGA of Methanobacteriales archaeon HGW-Methanobacteriales-1 contains these proteins:
- a CDS encoding phosphopantetheine adenylyltransferase, with amino-acid sequence MDKKYKKVAVGGTFDKFHKGHRRLLEEAFRIGDEVIIGVTSDYFGGKKGDIDPCDTRMSNLRDFLSQYPQKFSVVRLDDSYGPTIHEIEFDAIVVSKETEPGAHEINKIRKKNKIPNLDIIVIDMVSADDGVPISSTRIRKGEIDRMGHILNKIRNAFR
- a CDS encoding radical SAM protein; this translates as MLQEHNVILKNPLKVGLRFASCYPNLYRTAISSLGFHIIYEFINSREDTWCERVVYPHSRSLESSTPLKNFDIVSFSLQYEQDYFNVVEMLEKGGINPQKKNRTSDDPLIIAGGPCATSNPAPMSDFIDLFIIGEAEEVMDQLLDKYLELNNPKKEIESFLDIDGVYLPDYPAKRVIVNDMDHACHPIHQIVPETDDKNLKPALGSSFLLGVSRGCTRGCRFCMAGYLYRPRRETSLKKLFKIAEDGRDATGLNKIALIGAAVSDYSKIDELCSGLLEMGFKVTTPSLRIESVSSDTLESLMKSGLKTITLAPESVFCVRKSLNKPISDEKTFEVVKEALNFGLNVKMYFLVGSPAETQKDIQELSELMKSLLNLSKKRNSIRFSVNPLIPKPHTPLQWEGYDLKLMKSKINFLKSNLKNTPLKIESPRIGLIQHVLSNGSSEIGPMIEKSLIKKIPIKEWNKFTSPKDMETKLPWDNIDIGLKDDFLKKEYLKLMDGAETPWCEESPCYNCGSCK
- a CDS encoding peptide transporter, producing the protein MINRETLIPIILILMIFSTGFFIRLGSADLHQYNQTEKQQMLDQNGLPYMYELDSYYNLRLTQNFLKNGHFGDQIKNNQSWDSLSYSPPGRPAEYPPLIIWLAAAFFFLVNLFIKMPLLDTSFWLPAFIGPLAGIVGYLFVRKYAGEFAGFVTGILIVTAPVYFMRTVAGFFDTDMFNILLPLLTVFFFSEAIETPNKQKMLLFTLFSAISILLFSLAWLGWSYIFYIMLFTGLIYILLCKIQKNPIKKFLGVFSLFILLSIIAVALTSGINGIITLIQGPLNFLPFLPGTESTGAWPNIYVSVGELHKPVWDEFVSGVGPVNLGLGIFGIFIIASIMLRSKMRPIYLPNLSWFVFILIFVWITLASLAYSTSARFAMLLIPSLAIFSGILIGIAIEYLKKSPLHLKNNRITVIASILLVAIICIPPIVNIDQTFSVLFPGANDDMANAAHWFKSNTSNETVIITDWSYGHFFTEYADRPVLFDGGSQNTPRAYWVSKAFSTDNETLSAGIMRMLSSSGDDSYLTLENYTKNTSLAVKIMNNILGVSKDQAREIVINQYGINSNLTEKILNGTHPTNSSPFVVFTNDGMVYGGYWTFVFGDWDFDKVKGANYTYSGGFTNSTGNIKKFDNGAVLDVKTNKSSWNGKLPHSTIIVEKNKTTTFFNDKNSDFCMIFLMEKKMVLIIDEKYRNSIFTKLVVLKQPTKLFKPLYENNSSVIWAGK